Proteins from a single region of Dasypus novemcinctus isolate mDasNov1 chromosome 16, mDasNov1.1.hap2, whole genome shotgun sequence:
- the TXNDC2 gene encoding thioredoxin domain-containing protein 2 isoform X1, producing MESVKIGALEEVKRRLDNQEEVFEGSPLPFHSRSAVLLASAFSYHGQEKAMDPETPEQPAEETRVSQPTGMFSSTEGDVPEPSGLTIQSREGNIAKSSAKTIQPREGNSSKPSEKNMHPQEGNVLKPSEKTIQPKEGNVLRPSEKTIQPKEGNVLRPSEKTIQPKEGNILKPSEKTIQPKEGNILKPSEKTIEPKEGNVLRPSEKTNEPKEGNVLRPSEKTIQPKEGNVLRPSEKTIQPKEGNVLRPSEKTIQPKEGNILKPSEKTIQPKEGNVLKPSELTPQTEEDNILKPPEQTTQSEEDISKPADTFQLKEGDVPKSSEQTTQSEEGDVLKPTELIPEPLEGDMVKVIQGKEDFEAVLKEAGERLVAVDFSALWCGPCQTIKPVFHALSVKYDDVVFLEVDADECEELVQGCEVFSVPTFQFYKKEEKVGEFCGAIKDKLEATIIELK from the exons ATGGAGAGTGTTAAAATTGGAGCGTTGGAAGAAGTGAAAAGGAGGCTGGACAACCAGGAAGAAGTATTTGAAG GAAGCCCATTACCATTTCACTCCAGGAGTGCTGTCCTCCTGGCCTCAGCTTTCTCTTACCACGGCCAGGAGAAGGCCATGGACCCCGAGACACCCGAGCAGCCCGCAGAGGAGACCAGGGTCTCTCAACCCACAGGCATGTTCTCATCCACGGAAGGTGACGTCCCAGAGCCCTCAGGACTAACAATCCAGTCCAGGGAAGGCAACATCGCCAAGTCTTCAGCAAAAACCATCCAGCCCAGGGAAGGCAACTCTTCAAAGCCCTCAGAAAAAAACATGCATCCTCAGGAAGGCAACGTCCTGAAACCCTCAGAAAAAACCATCCAGCCCAAGGAAGGCAATGTCCTAAGACCCTCAGAAAAAACCATCCAGCCCAAGGAAGGCAACGTCCTAAGACCCTCAGAAAAAACCATCCAACCCAAGGAAGGCAACATCCTGAAACCCTCAGAAAAAACCATCCAGCCCAAGGAAGGCAACATCCTGAAACCCTCAGAAAAAACCATCGAGCCCAAGGAAGGCAATGTCCTAAGACCCTCAGAAAAAACCAACGAACCCAAGGAAGGCAATGTCCTAAGACCCTCAGAAAAAACCATCCAGCCCAAGGAAGGCAACGTCCTAAGACCCTCAGAAAAAACCATCCAGCCCAAGGAAGGCAACGTCCTAAGACCCTCAGAAAAAACCATCCAGCCCAAGGAAGGCAACATCCTGAAACCCTCAGAAAAAACCATCCAGCCCAAGGAAGGCAACGTCCTGAAACCCTCAGAACTAACCCCCCAGACTGAAGAAGACAACATCCTGAAGCCCCCAGAACAAACCACCCAGTCTGAGGAAGACATCTCAAAGCCTGCAGACACATTCCAGCTGAAGGAAGGCGACGTCCCCAAGTCCTCAGAGCAAACTACCCAGTCAGAGGAAGGTGACGTCCTGAAGCCCACAGAACTAATTCCGGAGCCCCTGGAAGGAGATATGGTGAAGGTGATCCAGGGCAAGGAAGACTTTGAGGCTGTGCTCAAGGAGGCCGGGGAGAGACTTGTGGCCGTGGACTTCTCAGCCTTGTGGTGTGGGCCTTGCCAGACCATCAAGCCCGTCTTCCATGCCCTCTCCGTGAAGTACGATGACGTGGTGTTCCTGGAAGTGGATGCCGATGAGTGTGAGGAGCTCGTTCAAGGCTGCGAGGTCTTTAGCGTACCAACCTTTCAGttttacaaaaaagaagaaaaggtggGTGAGTTTTGTGGCGCCATTAAGGATAAACTGGAAGCTACCATTATAGAATTAAAGTAA
- the TXNDC2 gene encoding thioredoxin domain-containing protein 2 isoform X2, giving the protein MDPETPEQPAEETRVSQPTGMFSSTEGDVPEPSGLTIQSREGNIAKSSAKTIQPREGNSSKPSEKNMHPQEGNVLKPSEKTIQPKEGNVLRPSEKTIQPKEGNVLRPSEKTIQPKEGNILKPSEKTIQPKEGNILKPSEKTIEPKEGNVLRPSEKTNEPKEGNVLRPSEKTIQPKEGNVLRPSEKTIQPKEGNVLRPSEKTIQPKEGNILKPSEKTIQPKEGNVLKPSELTPQTEEDNILKPPEQTTQSEEDISKPADTFQLKEGDVPKSSEQTTQSEEGDVLKPTELIPEPLEGDMVKVIQGKEDFEAVLKEAGERLVAVDFSALWCGPCQTIKPVFHALSVKYDDVVFLEVDADECEELVQGCEVFSVPTFQFYKKEEKVGEFCGAIKDKLEATIIELK; this is encoded by the coding sequence ATGGACCCCGAGACACCCGAGCAGCCCGCAGAGGAGACCAGGGTCTCTCAACCCACAGGCATGTTCTCATCCACGGAAGGTGACGTCCCAGAGCCCTCAGGACTAACAATCCAGTCCAGGGAAGGCAACATCGCCAAGTCTTCAGCAAAAACCATCCAGCCCAGGGAAGGCAACTCTTCAAAGCCCTCAGAAAAAAACATGCATCCTCAGGAAGGCAACGTCCTGAAACCCTCAGAAAAAACCATCCAGCCCAAGGAAGGCAATGTCCTAAGACCCTCAGAAAAAACCATCCAGCCCAAGGAAGGCAACGTCCTAAGACCCTCAGAAAAAACCATCCAACCCAAGGAAGGCAACATCCTGAAACCCTCAGAAAAAACCATCCAGCCCAAGGAAGGCAACATCCTGAAACCCTCAGAAAAAACCATCGAGCCCAAGGAAGGCAATGTCCTAAGACCCTCAGAAAAAACCAACGAACCCAAGGAAGGCAATGTCCTAAGACCCTCAGAAAAAACCATCCAGCCCAAGGAAGGCAACGTCCTAAGACCCTCAGAAAAAACCATCCAGCCCAAGGAAGGCAACGTCCTAAGACCCTCAGAAAAAACCATCCAGCCCAAGGAAGGCAACATCCTGAAACCCTCAGAAAAAACCATCCAGCCCAAGGAAGGCAACGTCCTGAAACCCTCAGAACTAACCCCCCAGACTGAAGAAGACAACATCCTGAAGCCCCCAGAACAAACCACCCAGTCTGAGGAAGACATCTCAAAGCCTGCAGACACATTCCAGCTGAAGGAAGGCGACGTCCCCAAGTCCTCAGAGCAAACTACCCAGTCAGAGGAAGGTGACGTCCTGAAGCCCACAGAACTAATTCCGGAGCCCCTGGAAGGAGATATGGTGAAGGTGATCCAGGGCAAGGAAGACTTTGAGGCTGTGCTCAAGGAGGCCGGGGAGAGACTTGTGGCCGTGGACTTCTCAGCCTTGTGGTGTGGGCCTTGCCAGACCATCAAGCCCGTCTTCCATGCCCTCTCCGTGAAGTACGATGACGTGGTGTTCCTGGAAGTGGATGCCGATGAGTGTGAGGAGCTCGTTCAAGGCTGCGAGGTCTTTAGCGTACCAACCTTTCAGttttacaaaaaagaagaaaaggtggGTGAGTTTTGTGGCGCCATTAAGGATAAACTGGAAGCTACCATTATAGAATTAAAGTAA